The following coding sequences lie in one Lentilactobacillus sp. SPB1-3 genomic window:
- a CDS encoding TerC family protein yields MVITSSADWLIILSLVIIECLLSVDNAVVLAAQTQVLPTKSQQEKSLFYGLWGAYIFRFLIIGIGTYLINFWEIKIIGGLYLLYLVWTYFRKTKVVHTRKLRSGGKLSLFWSVVIQIEFMDIVFSIDSVLSSLAISSNPVIVLIGGMIGILAMRGVAEVIMKLMAKIPELQTMAYILIALIAIKLMLSIPAIDIEIPATWFGIIVLLSIAITIAIHFIRRSQNKHERDNNSGQS; encoded by the coding sequence ATGGTTATTACATCTTCAGCTGATTGGCTGATTATATTGTCGCTGGTGATTATTGAATGCTTATTATCAGTTGATAATGCTGTTGTCTTAGCTGCTCAGACCCAAGTCCTGCCAACTAAGAGTCAGCAGGAAAAGTCATTATTTTATGGCTTGTGGGGGGCATATATCTTCAGATTCTTAATTATTGGAATCGGAACATATCTCATCAACTTTTGGGAAATCAAGATTATCGGTGGTTTATACTTGTTATACCTGGTCTGGACGTATTTCCGGAAGACAAAAGTTGTTCATACTCGCAAATTGCGAAGTGGTGGTAAGCTTTCGCTATTTTGGTCAGTAGTTATTCAAATTGAATTTATGGATATCGTCTTTTCTATTGATTCGGTTTTGTCATCATTGGCGATCTCATCTAACCCAGTTATCGTTTTAATTGGAGGGATGATTGGAATTCTCGCAATGCGGGGTGTAGCTGAAGTGATTATGAAATTAATGGCTAAAATTCCTGAATTACAGACTATGGCATATATATTGATTGCGTTGATTGCGATTAAGTTGATGCTATCAATTCCTGCAATCGATATTGAAATTCCTGCCACTTGGTTTGGAATAATTGTGTTATTATCTATTGCAATTACTATTGCAATTCACTTTATTAGAAGGAGTCAGAATAAACATGAGCGTGACAATAACTCGGGACAATCTTAA
- a CDS encoding GNAT family N-acetyltransferase, with translation MDLQYTIETAVPNDHHKIDEVIAKGYGNGSENHDGDEIAMVNRLREYAKYRDDFEIVVKTTSGDILGHAMMIEVTVGDNAKPFGITSIVELSVVPEYQGQGIGQQVLMEMESRARLAGYGAMSAVDFSDFFTENGYIFADNFNIHSTLSINLNANLIKLLRDGALYNKGGKVYYPLEFFKERQLEV, from the coding sequence ATGGATTTGCAATATACAATCGAAACAGCTGTTCCAAATGATCATCATAAAATTGATGAGGTGATAGCCAAAGGATATGGTAACGGTAGTGAAAATCATGATGGTGATGAAATCGCGATGGTTAACCGCCTACGAGAATATGCCAAGTATCGTGATGATTTTGAAATAGTGGTTAAAACAACCAGTGGCGATATCTTAGGTCATGCGATGATGATTGAAGTGACCGTTGGCGATAACGCTAAACCATTTGGGATTACCTCAATTGTAGAACTAAGTGTTGTTCCAGAATATCAAGGTCAAGGAATTGGCCAACAGGTCTTGATGGAAATGGAATCTAGAGCTCGATTAGCTGGTTACGGAGCCATGAGTGCCGTTGACTTTAGTGATTTCTTTACTGAAAACGGGTATATCTTTGCTGATAATTTTAATATTCACTCAACTTTATCCATTAATTTAAATGCTAATTTAATTAAATTATTGCGTGATGGTGCTTTATATAATAAGGGTGGAAAAGTTTATTATCCACTTGAATTCTTTAAGGAACGGCAATTAGAAGTATAG
- the trxA gene encoding thioredoxin, with translation MSVTITRDNLKQETDNEITVIDFWAPWCGPCKIMDPVLENLETQYDGQIHFGKMNVDQNQDIAEQYKVMSIPSLVIFKNGKATEKVTGVYPKEKLASYLDKKLAEVKAAN, from the coding sequence ATGAGCGTGACAATAACTCGGGACAATCTTAAGCAAGAAACAGACAATGAAATAACAGTGATTGATTTTTGGGCTCCTTGGTGTGGGCCTTGTAAGATAATGGATCCTGTTTTAGAAAATTTGGAAACTCAATATGATGGCCAGATTCATTTTGGTAAAATGAATGTCGATCAAAACCAGGATATTGCTGAACAATATAAGGTGATGAGTATTCCTAGCTTAGTAATCTTTAAAAATGGAAAGGCCACGGAAAAGGTTACTGGTGTTTACCCCAAGGAAAAATTAGCTTCCTATTTAGATAAAAAATTAGCTGAAGTAAAAGCAGCTAACTAA